A stretch of the Candidatus Angelobacter sp. genome encodes the following:
- a CDS encoding tetratricopeptide repeat protein: MPCAGASIEVDFWPGNRYDFHMPEKSLTAIPRPLREQYEKALAALQRQNFDYAIAILEQVLLKEPGFYAGREALRATQVKRAGNKGGFLKKMFGTASNSPLLAKGQIALRTNPVDAINIAEQILNGDPNNIAAHKMLAEAALTVDLPRTAALSLEFAFRKSPDRDVAIKLGKALSQCGQSEKGEKILAELASTFPNDPEIGRVLKNVSANRTMSEGGYEALEGGGGSYRDILKDKHEATTLEQEKRAMKSDDVAGQLLADCEARIAREPGNLRLLRSAAELNAQKKQFDKALEYYNRITAGEGTSDPSLERAIAETTVKKFEHALAQLDPAAPDHAEQAARINAERVAYELEEIKKRAERYPNDLAIRFELGERYFKAGRISEAISEFQKAQNNPHKRVQAMSYLGQCFARRGMNDLAARTLQNAIKEKLTFDDEKKELIYTLGCVLEKMGKKEEAIEQFKLIYESDIGYKDVAAKVDSYYSGQ; this comes from the coding sequence ATGCCCTGTGCCGGCGCCTCGATTGAGGTGGATTTTTGGCCCGGTAATCGCTACGATTTTCACATGCCGGAAAAGAGTTTGACCGCCATTCCCCGCCCGCTGCGGGAGCAGTACGAAAAAGCCCTGGCCGCCCTCCAGCGCCAGAACTTCGATTACGCCATCGCCATCCTCGAACAAGTGCTCCTGAAGGAGCCGGGTTTTTATGCCGGGCGCGAGGCGTTGCGCGCCACCCAGGTGAAGCGCGCGGGCAACAAGGGCGGCTTTCTGAAAAAAATGTTTGGCACAGCAAGCAACTCTCCGCTGCTCGCCAAGGGCCAGATTGCGCTGCGCACAAACCCGGTTGACGCCATCAACATCGCCGAACAAATCCTCAACGGCGACCCGAACAATATTGCCGCGCATAAAATGCTCGCCGAAGCGGCTCTGACGGTTGACCTGCCGCGGACGGCAGCGTTGTCGCTGGAATTTGCCTTCAGAAAATCCCCCGACCGCGACGTGGCCATAAAGCTGGGCAAAGCGCTGTCGCAATGCGGCCAGTCGGAAAAAGGCGAGAAGATCCTGGCGGAACTGGCGAGCACCTTCCCCAACGACCCGGAGATCGGGCGCGTGCTGAAGAATGTTTCCGCGAACCGCACAATGTCTGAGGGCGGGTATGAGGCACTGGAGGGCGGCGGCGGTTCGTATCGCGATATTCTGAAGGACAAGCACGAGGCCACGACGCTCGAGCAGGAAAAGCGGGCCATGAAGAGTGACGACGTGGCGGGCCAGTTGCTGGCCGACTGCGAGGCGCGCATCGCACGGGAACCGGGCAATCTTCGCCTGCTGCGCTCCGCGGCGGAACTTAACGCGCAGAAAAAACAATTCGACAAGGCGCTGGAATATTACAATCGGATCACCGCCGGCGAGGGCACCTCCGACCCCTCGCTCGAACGGGCCATCGCCGAGACGACGGTAAAAAAGTTTGAGCACGCGCTGGCGCAGCTCGACCCGGCGGCGCCGGACCACGCCGAGCAGGCGGCGCGCATCAACGCCGAACGCGTCGCTTACGAACTCGAAGAGATCAAAAAGCGCGCGGAAAGATACCCGAACGATCTGGCGATCCGGTTTGAACTGGGCGAGCGATATTTCAAGGCCGGCAGAATCAGCGAGGCGATTTCCGAGTTTCAGAAGGCGCAGAACAATCCGCACAAACGGGTGCAGGCGATGAGTTACCTTGGCCAGTGCTTTGCGCGGCGCGGCATGAACGACCTGGCGGCGCGCACCCTGCAAAATGCGATCAAGGAAAAGCTCACCTTCGATGACGAAAAGAAGGAGCTGATTTATACGCTCGGCTGCGTGCTCGAGAAGATGGGCAAGAAGGAGGAGGCCATCGAACAGTTCAAACTGATTTACGAGAGTGATATTGGCTACAAGGATGTCGCGGCGAAAGTGGATTCGTATTATTCGGGGCAGTAG